In Sphingomonas sp. SUN019, one genomic interval encodes:
- a CDS encoding inositol monophosphatase family protein, whose amino-acid sequence MPSHSGIMSVIERAARKAAPRLRRDFNEVQHLQVSKKGPADFVTQADQRAEQTLYEELSKARPDWGFLMEERGEIAGDPNKPRFIVDPLDGTSNFLHGIPHFAMSIAVEEMLPNGKREITTALVYQPLTDESFWAEKGRGAWNTDTRLRVSARRDMSETLIATGIPFMGHGDFVQWSRIFGAVAPQVAGIRRLGSAALDLAWVAAGRFDGYWESDLKPWDVAAGILLVKEAGGFVTDFRGGDRAMERNEFLAANDVIHSKLHKLVAGALR is encoded by the coding sequence ATGCCCAGCCATTCCGGCATCATGTCCGTCATCGAACGCGCCGCGCGCAAGGCTGCGCCGCGGTTGCGTCGTGACTTCAACGAAGTGCAGCATCTGCAGGTCAGCAAGAAAGGCCCGGCCGACTTCGTCACGCAGGCCGACCAGCGCGCCGAGCAGACGCTGTACGAGGAACTCAGCAAGGCGCGGCCCGACTGGGGTTTCCTGATGGAGGAGCGCGGCGAGATCGCGGGCGATCCGAACAAGCCGCGCTTCATCGTCGATCCGCTGGATGGGACGAGTAATTTCCTGCACGGCATTCCGCATTTCGCGATGTCGATCGCGGTTGAGGAAATGCTGCCGAACGGCAAGCGCGAGATCACGACGGCACTCGTCTATCAACCGCTGACCGACGAGAGCTTCTGGGCCGAAAAGGGCCGCGGGGCGTGGAATACCGATACGCGGCTGCGCGTGTCGGCGCGGCGCGATATGTCGGAAACGCTGATCGCGACGGGTATTCCGTTCATGGGGCACGGCGATTTCGTGCAGTGGAGCCGCATCTTCGGTGCGGTGGCGCCACAGGTGGCGGGCATCCGGCGGCTGGGGTCGGCTGCGCTTGATCTCGCGTGGGTCGCGGCGGGGCGGTTCGATGGCTATTGGGAAAGCGACCTGAAGCCGTGGGACGTGGCGGCCGGGATATTGCTGGTGAAGGAAGCTGGCGGTTTCGTCACCGATTTCCGCGGCGGCGATCGGGCGATGGAGCGGAACGAGTTCCTGGCGGCGAACGATGTGATTCATTCCAAGCTGCACAAGCTTGTGGCTGGGGCGCTCAGGTAA
- a CDS encoding NADH-quinone oxidoreductase subunit B family protein, whose product MGVELTPAPGAAILPPDQGFFDGLNGELNDKGFLVTSTEDLFQWARTGSLWWMTFGLACCAVEMIHVNMPRYDLERFGAAPRASPRQSDVMIVAGTLCNKMAPALRRVYDQMSEPKYVISMGSCANGGGYYHYSYSVVRGCDRIVPVDIYVPGCPPTAEALLYGIMQLQRKIRRSGSIER is encoded by the coding sequence TTGGGAGTAGAACTTACGCCTGCACCGGGTGCGGCGATCCTGCCGCCCGATCAGGGTTTCTTCGACGGTCTGAACGGCGAGCTGAACGACAAGGGTTTCCTGGTCACCTCGACCGAGGATCTGTTCCAATGGGCGCGCACCGGCAGCCTGTGGTGGATGACGTTCGGGCTGGCGTGCTGCGCGGTCGAGATGATCCACGTCAACATGCCGCGCTATGATCTGGAGCGGTTCGGTGCCGCACCGCGCGCGAGCCCACGCCAGTCGGACGTGATGATCGTGGCGGGGACGCTCTGCAACAAGATGGCCCCCGCGCTGCGCCGCGTATATGATCAGATGAGCGAGCCGAAATACGTGATCTCGATGGGATCGTGCGCGAACGGCGGCGGGTACTATCATTATAGCTACAGCGTCGTGCGCGGGTGCGACCGGATCGTGCCGGTCGACATCTACGTCCCCGGCTGCCCGCCGACCGCGGAGGCGTTGTTGTACGGCATCATGCAGTTGCAGCGTAAGATCCGCCGGAGCGGGAGCATCGAACGGTGA
- the nuoI gene encoding NADH-quinone oxidoreductase subunit NuoI — MSIASTIKAFTLWEFVKAHALTLKYFFKAKATINYPFEKNPISPRFRGEHALRRYPNGEERCIACKLCEAICPAQAITIEAEPRDDGSRRTTRYDIDMTKCIYCGLCAEACPVDAIVEGPNFEFATETREELIYDKAKLLDNGDRWERAIAANLAADAAYR; from the coding sequence ATGAGTATCGCTTCGACAATCAAGGCGTTCACGCTCTGGGAGTTCGTGAAGGCGCACGCGCTGACGCTGAAGTATTTCTTCAAGGCGAAGGCGACGATCAACTATCCGTTCGAGAAGAACCCGATCTCGCCCCGTTTCCGCGGTGAACACGCGTTGCGGCGGTATCCGAACGGCGAGGAGCGGTGCATCGCGTGCAAATTGTGCGAGGCGATCTGCCCTGCACAGGCGATCACGATCGAGGCCGAGCCGCGTGACGACGGCAGCCGCCGCACGACGCGCTACGACATCGACATGACCAAGTGCATCTATTGCGGGCTGTGCGCGGAGGCGTGCCCGGTCGATGCGATCGTCGAGGGGCCGAATTTCGAATTCGCGACAGAGACGCGCGAGGAACTGATCTACGACAAGGCGAAGCTGCTCGACAACGGCGACCGCTGGGAACGCGCGATCGCGGCGAACCTTGCCGCCGATGCGGCATACCGGTAG
- the nuoK gene encoding NADH-quinone oxidoreductase subunit NuoK: MGLIHYLVVAAILFTMGVLGIFLNRKNIIVILMAIELILLAVNINLVAFSAALNDLVGQVFAMFVLTVAAGEAAIGLAILVIYFRGRGTISVDDPSRMKG, encoded by the coding sequence ATCGGGCTGATTCACTATCTGGTCGTTGCGGCGATCCTGTTCACGATGGGGGTGCTGGGCATCTTCCTGAACCGCAAGAACATCATCGTCATCCTCATGGCGATCGAGTTGATCCTGCTGGCGGTGAACATCAATCTGGTCGCGTTCTCGGCCGCGCTGAACGATCTGGTCGGGCAGGTCTTCGCGATGTTCGTGCTGACCGTCGCGGCGGGGGAGGCGGCGATCGGCCTCGCCATCCTGGTCATCTATTTCCGCGGTCGGGGGACGATTTCGGTCGACGATCCCAGCCGGATGAAGGGGTAA
- a CDS encoding NAD(P)H-dependent oxidoreductase subunit E: protein MADAIQIPDEAETRARWGGFAWSEDSQRKANEILARYPKGREQSASIPFLDLAQRQVGAETNTQGWLPVPVIEFVARAIGVPYMRVYEVATFYTMFNLAPVGRYHVQVCGTTPCMLRGSDDVLSACKNRGLVKGGTTPDGLFTLTEVECLGACANAPMVQINDDNYEDLDYDRTVAVLEALANGERPEPGSTIGRRVSCPEGGPTSLREMVDANHDYRDQW from the coding sequence ATGGCTGACGCAATCCAAATTCCTGACGAAGCCGAAACCCGCGCCCGCTGGGGCGGATTTGCGTGGTCCGAGGACAGCCAGCGCAAGGCGAACGAGATCCTCGCGCGCTATCCGAAGGGCCGCGAGCAGTCGGCGTCGATCCCGTTCCTCGATCTGGCGCAGCGGCAGGTCGGGGCGGAGACGAATACGCAAGGGTGGCTGCCCGTGCCGGTGATCGAGTTCGTCGCGCGCGCGATCGGCGTGCCGTACATGCGCGTGTACGAGGTCGCGACCTTCTACACGATGTTCAATCTGGCCCCGGTCGGGCGCTATCACGTGCAGGTGTGCGGGACGACGCCGTGCATGCTGCGCGGGTCGGACGACGTGCTGTCGGCGTGCAAGAACCGCGGGCTGGTGAAGGGCGGAACGACCCCCGACGGCCTGTTCACGCTGACCGAGGTCGAATGCCTGGGCGCGTGCGCCAATGCGCCGATGGTGCAGATCAACGATGATAATTACGAAGACCTGGACTATGACCGGACGGTCGCGGTGCTGGAGGCGCTGGCCAACGGCGAGCGGCCCGAGCCGGGATCGACGATCGGCAGGCGGGTGAGTTGTCCGGAGGGTGGGCCGACGAGCCTGCGCGAGATGGTCGACGCGAACCATGATTACCGGGATCAGTGGTAA
- a CDS encoding NADH-quinone oxidoreductase subunit A, with protein MVDLSQYLPILLFLGVALALSGTFVFAPMVVSRLTGSHKPTVEKLSEYECGFPAFEDSRSQFDVRFYLVAILFIIFDLEAAFLYPWAVTVFDLGWTAWISMMIFIAELALGLVYAWKKGALDWE; from the coding sequence TTGGTTGACCTGTCGCAATATCTGCCGATCCTGCTGTTTCTGGGCGTCGCGCTGGCGCTGTCGGGGACGTTCGTGTTCGCGCCGATGGTCGTGTCGCGGCTGACCGGCAGCCACAAGCCGACGGTCGAAAAGCTCAGCGAATATGAATGCGGTTTCCCCGCGTTCGAGGACAGCCGCAGTCAATTCGACGTGCGTTTCTATCTGGTCGCGATCCTGTTCATCATCTTCGACCTGGAGGCCGCATTCCTGTATCCCTGGGCGGTGACGGTGTTCGATCTCGGCTGGACCGCGTGGATCAGCATGATGATCTTCATCGCCGAACTCGCGCTCGGCCTCGTTTACGCCTGGAAGAAGGGAGCACTCGATTGGGAGTAG
- a CDS encoding NADH-quinone oxidoreductase subunit D yields the protein MIDTLHDTLDPAVAKILHQTDDAHDTVGDVAIQNYTINFGPQHPAAHGVLRLVMELDGEIIERIDPHVGLLHRGTEKLIEYKTYAQAIPYFDRLDYCSPLCMEHSFVLAIEKLLDLEVPVRAQYLRVFFAELTRISNHMLNLGSHVMDVGAMTPNLWLFEIREDCMNFFERVSGARMHSNYFRPGGVHQDAPLKLLTDIGDWLDTRLPRLFEDAISLVADNRIFKQRNVDIATVSRDDAIRWGFSGPMIRAAGIPWDLRKSQPYDVYAKMDFDVPVGTRGDCYDRFMVRVEEVRQSARIMKQCLRDMPEGPIASLDRKVVPPKRAEMKQSMEALIHHFKLYTEGYHVPAGEVYVATESPKGEFGVYLVSDGSNKPYRCKIRPTAFSHLQAMDFMSRGHMLADTTAILGAMDIVFGECDR from the coding sequence ATGATTGATACGCTCCACGACACGCTGGACCCCGCGGTGGCGAAGATTCTCCACCAGACCGACGATGCGCACGACACCGTCGGCGATGTCGCGATCCAGAATTACACGATCAATTTCGGCCCGCAGCATCCCGCGGCGCACGGCGTGCTGCGGCTGGTGATGGAGCTGGACGGGGAGATCATCGAACGGATCGATCCGCACGTCGGGCTGCTCCACCGCGGCACCGAAAAGTTGATCGAATACAAGACCTACGCGCAGGCGATCCCGTATTTCGACCGGCTCGATTATTGCTCGCCGCTCTGCATGGAGCACAGCTTCGTGCTGGCGATCGAGAAACTGCTCGATCTGGAGGTGCCGGTCCGGGCGCAATATTTGCGCGTGTTCTTCGCCGAGCTGACGCGCATCTCTAACCATATGCTGAACCTCGGGTCGCATGTCATGGACGTCGGCGCGATGACGCCGAACCTGTGGCTGTTCGAAATCCGCGAAGACTGCATGAACTTCTTCGAACGTGTCAGCGGCGCGCGGATGCATTCGAACTATTTCCGGCCCGGCGGGGTGCATCAGGATGCGCCGCTGAAGCTGCTGACCGACATCGGCGACTGGCTCGACACGCGGCTGCCCCGGCTGTTCGAGGATGCGATTTCGCTGGTCGCGGACAACCGCATCTTCAAGCAGCGCAACGTCGATATCGCGACGGTCAGCCGTGATGACGCGATCCGGTGGGGCTTTTCCGGCCCCATGATCCGGGCCGCGGGCATTCCGTGGGATCTGCGCAAGTCGCAGCCGTATGACGTTTATGCGAAGATGGATTTCGACGTGCCGGTCGGCACGCGCGGCGACTGCTATGACCGCTTCATGGTGCGCGTCGAGGAGGTCCGCCAGTCGGCGCGGATCATGAAGCAGTGCCTGCGCGATATGCCCGAGGGGCCGATCGCATCGCTCGATCGCAAGGTCGTGCCGCCCAAGCGCGCCGAGATGAAGCAGTCGATGGAGGCGCTGATTCATCACTTCAAGCTGTATACCGAAGGCTATCATGTCCCCGCGGGCGAAGTGTATGTCGCGACCGAAAGTCCGAAGGGCGAGTTCGGGGTGTATCTGGTGTCGGACGGGTCGAACAAGCCGTACCGCTGCAAGATCAGGCCGACCGCGTTTTCGCATTTACAGGCGATGGATTTCATGAGCCGCGGGCATATGCTGGCGGACACGACGGCTATTCTTGGCGCGATGGATATCGTGTTCGGGGAGTGTGACCGGTGA
- a CDS encoding NADH-quinone oxidoreductase subunit C has protein sequence MRSPAPAFTTNDGIIDAAAAAIGSALVHSCERAGEIALHVHRDGIVAALTALRDTPGLEYQQLMEIAGVDYPDRAERFEVVYCLLSLTRNHRLHVHVSTDEDSPVPSVTGLWPVAGWLEREVYDMYGVLFTGNTDLRRILTDYGFRGHPQRKDFPLTGFVELRYSEEAKRVVYEPVKLAQDFRTFDFTSPWEGAEYVLPGDEKAALPEAKGAPTPLKADQIMKADAKETPVKQPVEAKTSDSTAKTGAGESHPGNAPQGKPRDPDVVKGDGSEKSE, from the coding sequence ATGAGGTCGCCCGCGCCCGCCTTCACCACCAACGACGGCATTATCGACGCGGCTGCGGCGGCGATCGGGTCGGCGCTCGTCCATTCCTGTGAACGGGCGGGGGAGATCGCGCTGCACGTCCACCGCGACGGGATCGTCGCGGCGCTGACTGCGCTCCGCGATACGCCGGGGCTGGAATATCAGCAGCTGATGGAGATCGCAGGCGTCGACTATCCCGATCGCGCGGAGCGGTTCGAGGTCGTCTATTGCCTGCTCAGCCTGACGCGCAACCACCGGTTGCACGTTCACGTATCGACCGACGAGGACAGCCCGGTTCCGTCGGTCACCGGGCTGTGGCCGGTCGCGGGATGGCTGGAGCGCGAGGTGTACGACATGTACGGCGTGCTGTTCACCGGCAACACCGACCTGCGCCGCATCCTGACCGATTACGGTTTCCGCGGGCATCCGCAGCGCAAGGATTTCCCGCTGACGGGCTTCGTCGAGCTGCGGTATTCGGAAGAAGCGAAGCGCGTGGTGTACGAGCCGGTGAAGCTGGCGCAGGATTTCCGCACGTTCGATTTCACGTCCCCGTGGGAGGGCGCGGAATACGTCCTGCCGGGTGACGAGAAGGCGGCGTTGCCTGAAGCGAAGGGCGCGCCGACGCCGCTGAAGGCGGATCAGATCATGAAGGCCGACGCGAAGGAAACGCCGGTGAAGCAGCCGGTCGAGGCGAAGACCTCCGACAGCACCGCGAAGACCGGCGCGGGCGAATCGCATCCCGGAAACGCGCCGCAGGGCAAGCCGCGCGATCCTGATGTGGTCAAGGGTGACGGATCGGAGAAGAGCGAGTGA
- the nuoH gene encoding NADH-quinone oxidoreductase subunit NuoH: MTAFFTSYGMNYGWAWFLATIIGILVIALPLMLAVAMIIYADRKIWAAMALRRGPNVVGPFGLLQSFADGLKVFLQETIIPTAANRGLFLLAPIITFTVALIVWAVVPFQPEVVLANINVGLLYVLAASSLGVYGIILAGWSSNSKYPFFSAIRAAAQMVSYEVAIGFILISVVLWAGSFNMTAIVEAQRSVLNSGINGFFLNPLLFPMAIMFLISSLAETQRAPFDLTEAESELVAGYQTEYSSMSFALYWLGEYANVILMCTLNATLFWGGYLPPIDWAPLYMVPGILWLFAKILFFFFVFSWIKATVPRYRYDQLMRLGWKVFLPVSLFWVFLVSGVLMWQRVGF; encoded by the coding sequence GTGACCGCGTTCTTCACCTCTTACGGCATGAACTACGGCTGGGCATGGTTCCTCGCTACGATCATCGGTATCCTGGTCATCGCGCTGCCGCTGATGTTGGCGGTGGCGATGATCATTTATGCCGACCGGAAGATCTGGGCGGCGATGGCGCTGCGGCGGGGGCCGAACGTCGTCGGGCCGTTCGGGCTGCTGCAGTCGTTCGCCGACGGGTTGAAGGTGTTCCTGCAGGAAACGATCATCCCGACCGCGGCGAACCGCGGGTTGTTCCTGCTCGCGCCGATCATCACCTTCACCGTCGCGCTGATCGTGTGGGCGGTGGTGCCGTTCCAACCTGAGGTCGTACTCGCCAACATCAACGTCGGGCTGCTGTACGTGCTCGCGGCGTCGTCATTGGGCGTGTACGGGATCATCCTGGCGGGCTGGTCGTCGAACTCGAAATATCCGTTCTTCTCCGCGATCCGCGCCGCGGCGCAGATGGTCAGTTACGAGGTCGCGATCGGCTTCATCCTGATCTCGGTTGTGCTGTGGGCGGGCAGCTTCAACATGACCGCGATCGTCGAGGCGCAGCGCAGCGTGCTGAACAGCGGCATCAACGGCTTCTTCCTGAACCCGTTGCTGTTCCCGATGGCGATCATGTTCCTGATCTCGAGCCTCGCCGAAACGCAGCGCGCGCCGTTCGACCTGACCGAGGCTGAGAGCGAACTGGTCGCGGGGTATCAGACCGAATATTCGTCCATGTCGTTCGCGCTCTACTGGCTCGGCGAATATGCCAACGTCATCCTGATGTGCACGCTGAACGCGACGTTGTTCTGGGGCGGATATTTGCCCCCGATCGACTGGGCGCCGCTGTACATGGTGCCGGGCATCCTGTGGCTGTTCGCGAAGATCCTGTTCTTCTTCTTCGTGTTCAGCTGGATCAAGGCGACGGTGCCGCGGTACCGCTACGATCAGCTGATGCGGCTGGGCTGGAAGGTGTTCCTGCCAGTGTCGCTGTTCTGGGTGTTCCTCGTTTCCGGCGTGCTCATGTGGCAGCGGGTGGGATTCTAA
- the nuoG gene encoding NADH-quinone oxidoreductase subunit NuoG produces the protein MPLVKVDGVEIEVPQGATVLQACELAGKEIPRFCYHERLSIAGNCRMCLVEVKPGPPKPQASCALPAADKQEIFTNTPMVKHAREGMMEFLLINHPLDCPICDQGGECDLQDQSIAYGRGHTRYLENKRAVTEKYMGPIVKTVMTRCIQCTRCIRFAEEVAGVEEIGAIYRGENMQITSYLEEAVTSELSGNVVDLCPVGALTSKPYAFEARPWELKKTLTIDVMDAVGTNIRLDSRGRQVLRCVPRVNDDVNEEWATDKTRHAVDGLVRRRLDRPFVRRDGRLVEATWDEAFAAIAAVDAGSSAAAVAGDLVDCETMYAAKALLASLGSDLLEGRQTGMDYDTSSLAAVNFNTTIAGVEEADAILLVGTNLRWEASLVNTRVRKAIKKGAKVFAIGPETELTYKVEWLGDDLALLNDLPEAVAEVFGKAERPVMIVGGAALKGGQGATLALAKTLNVVREGWNGYNVVHFSAARMGGLMLGYAQKAGISALHDAKLTFFLGADEADFGKFAGFKVYVGHHGDKGAAAADVVLPGASYAEKSGTWVNLEGRVQRGERAVFPPGDAREDWTIFRALSERMEKTLPFDTIEQLRSAMAAEQPLLAEPGLKTFDWSPPSLDAKAEGVLAGYPIQDFYLTNAICRASPTMQRCSAELLHGEEFAEAAE, from the coding sequence ATGCCCTTAGTCAAGGTCGACGGCGTAGAGATCGAAGTCCCGCAGGGCGCGACCGTGCTGCAGGCGTGCGAGCTGGCGGGGAAGGAAATCCCGCGCTTTTGCTATCACGAACGGCTGAGCATCGCAGGCAATTGCCGGATGTGTCTGGTCGAGGTGAAGCCGGGTCCGCCGAAGCCCCAGGCGTCGTGCGCGCTGCCCGCCGCGGACAAGCAGGAGATCTTCACCAACACGCCGATGGTGAAGCACGCGCGCGAAGGGATGATGGAGTTCTTGCTCATCAACCACCCGCTCGATTGCCCGATCTGTGACCAGGGCGGCGAATGCGATCTGCAGGACCAGTCGATCGCCTACGGCCGCGGGCACACGCGTTACCTCGAGAACAAGCGCGCGGTGACCGAGAAATATATGGGGCCGATCGTGAAGACGGTGATGACGCGGTGCATCCAATGCACGCGCTGCATCCGCTTCGCCGAGGAGGTCGCGGGGGTCGAGGAGATCGGTGCGATCTATCGCGGCGAGAACATGCAGATCACGTCGTACCTCGAAGAGGCGGTGACGAGCGAATTGTCGGGCAACGTCGTCGATCTGTGCCCGGTCGGTGCGCTGACCTCGAAGCCCTATGCGTTCGAGGCGCGGCCGTGGGAGCTGAAGAAGACGCTGACGATAGACGTCATGGACGCGGTCGGCACCAACATCCGGCTCGACAGCCGCGGGCGGCAGGTGCTGCGCTGCGTGCCGCGCGTGAACGACGACGTGAACGAGGAATGGGCGACCGACAAGACGCGCCACGCGGTCGACGGGCTGGTGCGGCGGCGGCTCGACCGGCCGTTCGTGCGGCGTGACGGGCGGTTGGTCGAGGCGACGTGGGACGAGGCGTTCGCGGCGATTGCGGCGGTGGACGCAGGGTCGAGCGCTGCGGCGGTCGCGGGCGATCTGGTCGATTGCGAGACGATGTATGCGGCCAAGGCGTTGCTGGCGTCGCTCGGCTCCGATCTGCTCGAAGGGCGGCAGACCGGGATGGACTACGATACGTCCAGCCTGGCCGCGGTGAATTTCAACACGACGATCGCTGGCGTCGAGGAAGCGGACGCGATCCTGCTGGTCGGCACCAATCTGCGCTGGGAAGCGTCGCTGGTGAACACGCGGGTGCGCAAAGCGATCAAGAAGGGCGCGAAGGTCTTCGCGATCGGGCCGGAGACCGAGCTGACCTACAAGGTCGAATGGCTCGGCGACGATCTGGCGTTGTTGAACGATTTGCCCGAGGCGGTGGCTGAAGTGTTCGGCAAGGCCGAGCGGCCGGTGATGATCGTCGGCGGCGCGGCGTTGAAGGGCGGGCAGGGGGCGACGCTGGCGCTCGCCAAGACGCTGAACGTCGTTCGTGAGGGCTGGAACGGTTACAACGTCGTGCATTTCTCGGCCGCGCGGATGGGTGGGCTGATGCTCGGCTATGCGCAGAAGGCGGGAATTTCGGCGCTGCATGATGCGAAGCTGACGTTCTTCCTGGGCGCAGACGAGGCGGATTTCGGCAAGTTTGCGGGCTTCAAGGTCTATGTCGGGCATCACGGCGACAAGGGCGCAGCGGCGGCGGATGTCGTGCTGCCGGGCGCGAGCTATGCCGAGAAATCGGGGACGTGGGTCAATCTGGAGGGTCGCGTCCAGCGTGGCGAACGCGCGGTATTCCCGCCGGGCGATGCGCGCGAGGACTGGACGATCTTCCGTGCCTTGTCGGAACGGATGGAAAAGACGTTGCCTTTCGACACGATCGAACAATTGCGTAGCGCGATGGCGGCGGAGCAGCCGTTGCTGGCCGAGCCGGGGTTGAAGACGTTCGACTGGTCGCCGCCATCGCTCGATGCGAAGGCGGAGGGGGTGCTGGCAGGGTATCCGATCCAGGACTTCTACCTGACAAATGCCATCTGCCGCGCCAGCCCGACGATGCAGCGTTGTTCGGCGGAACTGCTGCACGGCGAGGAATTCGCGGAGGCAGCAGAGTGA
- a CDS encoding NADH-quinone oxidoreductase subunit J — translation MIQAIAFYLFAFTVIVSGAMTISSRNPVHSVLWLILAFFNAAGLMVLVGAEFIAMLLVIVYVGAVAVLFLFVVMMLDVDFAELRAGFVRYAWIGLALAVALVAEIFIAVGAWSAGGVDLARRAAPMRDEVPNIEAIGQLLYTRYLFVFEGAGLVLLVAMIGAIVLTHRERTGVLKQNIARQIARRPQDATRNVRPEIGAGVQL, via the coding sequence ATGATTCAGGCGATCGCCTTTTACCTCTTCGCGTTCACTGTGATCGTGTCCGGCGCGATGACGATTTCGTCGCGCAATCCGGTGCATTCGGTGCTGTGGCTGATCCTGGCGTTCTTCAACGCCGCAGGGCTGATGGTGCTGGTCGGCGCGGAGTTCATCGCGATGCTGCTGGTCATCGTCTATGTTGGCGCGGTTGCGGTATTGTTCCTGTTCGTCGTGATGATGCTCGACGTCGATTTCGCCGAATTGCGCGCCGGGTTCGTGCGCTATGCGTGGATCGGGCTGGCGCTGGCGGTGGCGCTCGTCGCCGAGATATTCATTGCGGTCGGCGCGTGGAGTGCGGGTGGGGTCGACCTGGCACGACGCGCTGCCCCGATGCGCGACGAGGTGCCGAACATCGAGGCGATCGGGCAATTGCTCTACACGCGCTATCTGTTCGTGTTCGAGGGTGCGGGGCTGGTCCTGCTGGTCGCCATGATCGGCGCGATCGTGCTGACGCATCGCGAACGGACCGGCGTGCTGAAACAGAATATCGCGCGCCAGATCGCGCGCCGTCCGCAAGATGCGACCCGCAATGTGCGGCCTGAAATCGGTGCGGGGGTGCAGTTGTGA
- the nuoF gene encoding NADH-quinone oxidoreductase subunit NuoF, with the protein MLADKDRIFTNVYGFQPWNLDAARKRGDWDDTKALMLRGQDAIIDCIKASGLRGRGGAGFPTGTKWSFMPKEPKPDRPNFLVINADESEPGSCKDREIIRHDPHKLIEGALIAGFAMRARAAYIYIRGEYIREAEVLFAAIAEAYDAGLIGKNACGSGYDFDVFCHRGAGAYICGEETAMLESLEGKKGQPRLKPPFPAGAGLYGCPTTVNNVESIAVAPTILRRGEDWFASFGAENNRGTKLFQISGHVNKPCVVEEAMSIPFRQLIDEHCGGIRGGWDNLLAVIPGGSSVPLVPAKDIMDAPMDFDGLKAVGSGLGTAAIIVMDKSTDIVRAISRISYFYKHESCGQCTPCREGTGWMWRVMERLRTGDAEIGEIDMLQQVTKQVEGHSICALGDAAAWPIQGLIKHFRPELERRITERGGDLAPMQEAAE; encoded by the coding sequence ATGCTAGCCGACAAGGACCGCATCTTCACCAACGTGTACGGGTTCCAGCCGTGGAACCTGGACGCCGCGCGCAAGCGGGGGGACTGGGACGATACGAAGGCGCTGATGCTGCGCGGGCAGGATGCGATCATCGATTGCATCAAGGCCAGCGGCCTGCGCGGGCGTGGCGGGGCGGGGTTTCCGACCGGCACGAAATGGTCGTTCATGCCCAAGGAGCCGAAGCCCGACCGGCCGAACTTCCTGGTCATCAACGCCGATGAATCCGAGCCCGGTTCGTGCAAGGACCGCGAGATCATCCGTCACGATCCGCACAAGCTGATCGAGGGCGCGCTGATCGCGGGGTTCGCGATGCGCGCGCGCGCCGCGTACATCTACATCCGCGGCGAATATATCCGTGAGGCCGAAGTGCTGTTCGCGGCGATCGCCGAGGCGTACGACGCCGGGCTGATCGGCAAGAATGCCTGCGGTTCGGGCTATGACTTCGACGTGTTCTGCCACCGCGGCGCTGGCGCGTACATCTGCGGCGAAGAAACCGCGATGCTCGAATCGCTCGAGGGCAAGAAGGGCCAGCCGCGGCTGAAGCCGCCGTTTCCGGCCGGGGCGGGGCTGTACGGCTGCCCGACGACGGTCAACAACGTCGAATCGATCGCGGTCGCGCCGACGATCCTGCGCCGCGGCGAGGACTGGTTCGCCAGCTTCGGCGCGGAGAACAACCGCGGCACGAAGCTGTTCCAGATCAGTGGCCATGTGAACAAACCCTGCGTGGTCGAGGAAGCGATGAGCATCCCGTTCCGCCAGCTGATCGACGAACATTGCGGCGGCATCCGCGGCGGGTGGGACAATCTGCTCGCGGTGATCCCCGGCGGATCGTCGGTGCCGCTGGTGCCCGCGAAGGACATCATGGACGCGCCGATGGATTTCGACGGGCTGAAGGCGGTCGGATCGGGCCTGGGCACCGCGGCGATCATCGTCATGGACAAATCGACCGACATCGTCCGCGCGATCAGCCGCATCTCGTACTTCTACAAGCACGAAAGCTGCGGCCAGTGCACCCCGTGCCGCGAGGGCACCGGATGGATGTGGCGCGTGATGGAGCGCCTGCGCACCGGCGACGCCGAGATCGGTGAGATCGATATGCTGCAGCAGGTGACGAAGCAGGTCGAGGGCCATTCGATCTGCGCGCTGGGCGACGCCGCGGCGTGGCCGATCCAAGGTTTGATCAAGCATTTCCGGCCCGAGCTGGAGCGGCGGATCACCGAGCGTGGCGGTGACCTTGCGCCGATGCAGGAGGCGGCGGAGTGA